The Macrobrachium nipponense isolate FS-2020 chromosome 1, ASM1510439v2, whole genome shotgun sequence genome includes a window with the following:
- the LOC135219012 gene encoding trichohyalin-like: MSDSRTPAIFEEQPCSVDAPRFALAIPGMALLAGLALAAFCCYRIKGTRVDDMEEIVLMEDSVDTEGSENSDDNEDDADLNDDDDLDNDDDLDNDGDLDNDDDLDTEIDDEEESMELEDEEDSDLDNNDELHPGIDDTEDDLTTETDEKMRPEGEPHKCEVAATKMEHLWKEAQQEIELLRKQVMEKDLLLAKKEDEGKEMKSNFEKEINERDRKIVNLLQQGEQLRGEKQQLDQDLRLTLDQLEETERIQKEQNEKFTSLECHLQEKDRLLNRRDEDESEMRRLFQQEMAEKERELEAILQKESELSLKLKESENTNELLDLENEEFCTMTEELRKVLAKKEKELDLLRESLALKTKELKEGQDQREMMKRRLEEAEGDNSTLREKLRLAEAENLNTQEILGHEFQAMKNWVDELGGENTSVKEELEKKELEIMLLEESLEHKETILQDALHHWNEIEKLLEGAKEKEKEMEASLMNLEAELQQRNLRIETFLTKEEQSKCEQQEFEDKLDVALHYATELQTLLKEAEERERKIKKDLEEQINKNHLLAKEKEDGEIEIRRQHQENLRQKDKEAEKQRICLEELQDHLESALRQEQSLERLLECKEEDLISLKKKESETQLEVQRLLKDCDMLKEEIQLQDQNRMREEKRLREQLITQEEALREHDKYMLMMFLHGTAQRNFQLEHIALEHGDDMIEQGKREKCTGGTIGRKDTESKEDPCEKARETEEKQRKEYWNAQREKNEDYEKQWEGLKHIVEDVLHGDE; this comes from the coding sequence ATGTCGGATTCTCGGACTCCTGCAATCTTTGAGGAACAACCCTGCAGCGTTGATGCGCCTCGCTTTGCTCTCGCCATCCCTGGGATGGCATTGTTGGCGGGCTTGGCGCTCGCTGCTTTCTGTTGTTACCGGATTAAAGGAACCCGAGTTGACGACATGGAAGAAATCGTTTTAATGGAAGACAGCGTGGATACGGAAGGTAGTGAAAATAGTGACGACAATGAAGATGATGCAGACTTGAACGATGATGACGACCTGGACAATGATGACGACCTGGACAATGATGGCGACCTAGACAATGATGACGACCTGGACACCGAAATTGACGACGAGGAAGAGAGCATGGAATTGGAAGATGAGGAAGATAGCGACCTGGACAATAATGACGAATTGCACCCCGGAATTGACGACACCGAAGATGACCTGACCACCGAAACGGACGAAAAGATGAGACCAGAAGGAGAACCACATAAGTGCGAAGTCGCTGCAACAAAAATGGAACACCTCTGGAAAGAAGCTCAGCAGGAGATCGAACTGCTCCGAAAGCAGGTCATGGAGAAAGATCTGCTGCTTGCAAAAAAAGAAGACgagggaaaggaaatgaaaagtaattttgaaaaggaaataaatgaaagagaCAGAAAAATTGTTAACCTCCTCCAACAAGGTGAACAACTCAGAGGTGAAAAGCAGCAATTAGATCAGGATTTAAGATTGACTTTAGATCAATTGGAAGAGACGGAAAGGATACAGAAAGAGCAGAATGAGAAATTTACGTCTCTGGAGTGTCACCTGCAGGAGAAAGACCGCTTGCTCAACAGGAGAGACGAGGACGAGAGCGAGATGAGACGGCTCTTCCAGCAGGAGAtggctgaaaaagagagagagctggaggcCATCTTACAGAAGGAATCAGAACTCAGCCTGAAAttaaaggaaagtgaaaacactAATGAGTTACTTGATTTGGAGAATGAAGAGTTTTGTACGATGACTGAAGAGCTGAGGAAAGTTTTAGCTAAGAAAGAGAAGGAACTCGACCTTTTGAGAGAATCCCTCGCCCTTAAAACTAAGGAATTGAAGGAAGGTCAAGACCAGCGTGAAATGATGAAGAGACGATTGGAGGAAGCTGAAGGTGATAACTCGACTCTCCGAGAAAAGCTGAGGCTTGCTGAAGCAGAGAATTTAAACACTCAGGAGATATTAGGGCATGAGTTTCAAGCAATGAAGAACTGGGTGGACGAACTAGGAGGAGAAAATACAAGTGTTAAAGAAGAACTAGAAAAAAAGGAGCTGGAAATAATGTTGCTGGAAGAATCTTTAGAACATAAGGAAACTATTCTTCAGGATGCTCTCCATCACTGGAATGAGATTGAAAAGTTGTTGGAAGGAGCgaaggaaaaagagaaggagATGGAGGCTTCCCTAATGAACTTAGAAGCAGAGCTCCAGCAGAGGAACCTTCGAATCGAAACTTTCCTCACCAAAGAAGAACAGTCAAAGTGTGAACAACAAGAATTTGAGGATAAACTAGACGTAGCACTCCATTATGCAACGGAGCTGCAGACGTTGCTAAAGGAAGCTGAAGAAAgggagaggaaaataaaaaaggatttagaagaacagataaataaaaaccatCTCTTGGCAAAGGAAAAGGAAGATGGAGAGATTGAAATAAGAAGGCAGCATCAGGAGAATCTAAGGCAAAAGGACAAAGAAGCAGAGAAGCAGCGCATATGCCTGGAAGAACTCCAGGATCACTTAGAAAGCGCTCTGCGTCAAGAACAGAGCCTGGAACGCTTGCTGGAATGTAAAGAAGAAGACCTCATCTctttgaagaagaaggagagtgaAACCCAGCTGGAAGTGCAGCGACTTCTCAAGGACTGCGATATGCTGAAAGAAGAGATTCAGCTACAGGACCAGAATAGAATGAGAGAAGAAAAACGTCTCAGGGAGCAGCTAATAACACAGGAGGAGGCTTTGAGGGAACATGACAAATACATGTTGATGATGTTTCTACATGGGACTGCTCAGAGGAATTTCCAGCTAGAACACATTGCGCTGGAACATGGAGATGATATGATTGaacaagggaagagagagaagtgCACAGGAGGAACAATAGGAAGGAAAGACACAGAGAGCAAGGAAGACCCCTGTGAAAAGGCTCGTGAGACAGAAGAGAAACAACGTAAGGAGTACTGGAATGCCCAGCGGGAGAAAAACGAGGATTACGAGAAACAATGGGAGGGCCTCAAGCACATTGTGGAAGATGTTCTTCACGGAGATGAATAA